A region of Candidatus Diapherotrites archaeon DNA encodes the following proteins:
- a CDS encoding V-type ATP synthase subunit K, with protein sequence MVELNTGLVAVGAAVAIAGTAFAAAWAEKEIGTAGIGAIAEKPELFGNVLILTVIPETIVIFGLVIAFLIVGLGGGAA encoded by the coding sequence ATGGTAGAATTGAACACAGGTCTTGTCGCGGTCGGCGCGGCAGTAGCAATCGCAGGAACCGCCTTTGCAGCGGCATGGGCTGAAAAGGAAATCGGAACGGCTGGCATTGGCGCAATAGCCGAAAAGCCCGAATTGTTCGGAAACGTCCTCATACTGACGGTCATTCCGGAAACAATCGTGATTTTCGGCTTGGTCATAGCGTTCCTGATTGTCGGATTGGGCGGCGGCGCGGCTTAA